The genomic DNA atggggggagAAGACAGTGACAGGAACAGCCAGGCAGAAACGCAGCTTTCCAGGGCTGCCTTCTGCTGGCTCTTTGGGGAAATGCAAGCAGAAGTGGATTTTCTATGCCACTGCATCAACCAGTGGCCTGAGAGCGTCTCTTCTGTGAAAGGGGCCCTTAGCCCCAGTCTCCTGTGCTACAAAGGAACCCTAAAGCAGATGGGGACTTCATCATCGACCATCATCGACCAAGCAGGAATACTCCCTTATCTTCCCTCTGTCAGGGCCCGTGTTCCCAATCCTTAGGCCCTAGGCACCCTCTGGGATCACTCCTTAATTCCAAAGACCCCCATCTGACTCTCCCACCCTGACCCCAGCTTTCCCTAGCCTTCTGTGGGGGTTTCAGGTCTAACATCACCTGATGTTACCCACCTGGGTGGGTAAGTCTACCCCTAACCCCAAATCACACTCAGTCCCTCACCGTTAGCAACATCCTGGTATCCTTTCTCTTAATCTTTTATCCTACATCTCTTTGATCCTCAGTCAAGTCCagtgccccatccccaccctcctctgTGCTTAGTATCCTGAAGCTGGTATTCTGAACCTCTAGAGGGCACCACCAGCCAACTTTGGAAGCTATAGAATTTAGCCGCATTCTTCCCATGTCCCTCCCGGGGATTGGAATGAGAACCACTCAGGTCTAAGGGACAGGCCAGAATCTGCAGCCAGACTCCTCAAGGTCACTGGGCACCAGGCACTAGCTAGGCCAGAGTGTAACAGGAAAGAGATGGGGCAGAACAGTGCCCACTCATCTGGGCATGATATGGATACTGGGGCCTAAAACTGAAGCATGGGGTATTTCCCAAGGAGCCAGAAACACAGGCGGACTAGTCTAacccctccctcacccacccaTGCTCATCTGCCCCCAAATTCTGCCCAATCAGTCCTCCACCACCAACTGCCTCCCTTCCTAACCCCATGCAATGCATTTCAGGACTGGAAGAGCCCTCAGAGGTCATCTGAGCCAATTCACTTCCTACTAGAATCTCCTCTATGCATCCTGGCTACTGCTTGAATACCTCCCATAACAAGGAACCCTTGCCTCCCCTTTTCCAAGTGGCCAACCTCAAACTCAGGGCCATTAGGTAAAGTCACAGGCGAGCAGATAGCTCCACATCAACTCTTCTCCCCCCAGCTCAGCGTTGAGCCTGGAACCTGCCATGAAAGGGCCGAGAAGAGATAGATGGGTTGGAGGCACCTACAGCATTCCTGGAGGCCCAAGTCCTGGGGCCGGGGCCGTAAGTCATCACCTTCCAGCTTTCCCCTCTGGCGGCAGATAAGCGGACCTGACAGTCTAAGCCGGAGCGGGAAAAGCGTGAGAGGGACCTGGGAGGAGGAATCTTTCCACCTCTTGTCTCCCGAGGGGCCAGCAGGGCACCTTGAGCTGGCCTGGGAGACCTCTCTAAAGGTCACCATGGTAAAAATAGAGCTTGTCTGGGAAGGGGTGGCAAGCAGCTGCTCCTGCCTGGGACTTGATGCCAGGGAGGCAGGCGGTCAAGCCAGGGCCCAGGCAGGGGACTGAGGCCTAGGATCTTGTGAACACACCCCTCATTTGCCAGACTCCAGAGAGCAgagccaggaagggagggaggactgTGGAACCCTGAACCAGAGCGAGTCTAGGGGTCCATACACACAATACCTTGACTCTTTCAGGGCAGGTGTCTGTgggtgcgtgtgtgcgtgtgtgtattgatggggaggggaggggaaatttAGACCTGTGAAGATGGCCTTGCTCCAAGTCTCATTAAACGGATGGGAAGGCTGAGGGTCGGACAGAGGAAGGgtcttgcccagggccacacaatGACTGAATGATAGAATAAGGGCTAGAACCCAAGCTTGGATCACTACCCCAGCCCCAAGCCCAGAGCACGCCTCCCCTTACCCCTTGTCCAAAGTGGCCAgacctcaccgcccccccccccaacccctccaccccccggACGTGGTGCTGGGATCTACCAAGCCCCACAACTCTTCTTCTGGCTCAGCCCTCCCGGGGTGGGGACGGAGCGGGAGCGGGCGAGGCTTTAGGTGGTGCAGGAGGCCTCGGCGGGGAGGCTGCCACGCTTGAGCCTCAGGCTGCCGTTCCACCCGCGGGGACAGATGTTGTAGCCGAGGATGCCGGGCGACTTAGCCCCGGAGTCCTCGGAGTCGAGGGACACGTCGGAGTCCGTGGGCGACCGGCGGTAGGCGAAGGGCCTGGGCGTCGCGGGCAGCGGGCTCCGGGGGCTGGCGCAGGGCGAGGGGCCGGCGGTCAGCGGGCTCCGCGGGATCGGGGCGAACGTGGCCCCGGGGGCGGTNNNNNNNNNNNNNNNNNNNNNNNNNNNNNNNNNNNNNNNNNNNNNNNNNNNNNNNNNNNNNNNNNNNNNNNNNNNNNNNNNNNNNNNNNNNNNNNNNNNNNNNNNNNNNNNNNNNNNNNNNNNNNNNNNNNNNNNNNNNNNNNNNNNNNNNNNNNNNNNNNNNNNNNNNNNNNNNNNNNNNNNNNNNNNNNNNNNNNNNNNNNNNNNNNNNNNNNNNNNNNNNNNNNNNNNNNNNNNNNNNNNNNNNNNNNNNNNNNNNNNNNNNNNNNNNNNNNNNNNNNNNNNNNNNNNNNNNNNNNNNNNNNNNNNNNNNNNNNNNNNNNNNNNNNNNNNNNNNNNNNNNNNNNNNNNNNNNNNNNNNNNNNNNNNNNNNNNNNNNNNNNNNNNNNNNNNNNNNNNNCCCTCCCGGCCTGGCCCCGCCGGGAGGGCTGCGGCGAGCGcaggcgcggcggcggcggcggcggcggcggcccgggcGGGGAGAAGGGCCGCAGGCTCTCGGCGCCCGCCGGCCGCGGGGAGGCGCTCTTGCGCCGGGCGGCGTTGATGATGTTTCGCGCCAGGAGGGCCTGCAGCTGACGGCTGGGAGGCCGCGGTTCGGCCTCGGGTCGCAGCGGGGATACGGAGCGCTCGCTCCACGAGGGAGACatgggcggcggcggcgggagcggcGGGGGGCTGCTCATGCTGCTCCCCCGGCCCGGCTCCCACGGCCCCGGGCTCACCCAGCCGTCCAGGCTGCTGGGGGGCCGGGAGGCGCCCGGCGTCCAGGGCGGGGAGGTGGGCAGGCTCTCCCGGCGGTCCtggggagagagcacagagggcgGGGCAGGCGTTAGTGCTGGGGTCCTCTAGCCCGGGGCTCCGGGAGGGACTGCGTCTGCTTTGTCCACCCGACTCAGGGAAGTATTGCCTGCAGTAAAACGCAGGGTGCCCCAGCTCTCAGCCCCCATCCTCGGATCAGCCCGAGCTGCCTGCTCCTGAGCTTAACAGGGGGGCAGGTGACTAGTTGTTAAGAACGCTCGCTTCGGAGACAGAGCCGTCTGCTTACTGAACGAATTTGGGCAAGTTGTTTCAGCAACGGAAGCAACCGGAAgcctctgggcttcagtttcctcctctgtgaaatgggggtatAATAGCAGCACCTACTCTTTgggggctgttgtgaggattaaatgagatgactcATGTAGAAGAACATTACTTGGATTGAAAGATTCCCTGGAGGAGAGTGGGTGCTCAGTAGATGTTAGTTACCATAAAGAAATACTGGAAGGATACACATGAAACTAGCCAAAGTGGGTCGCTGTTAGGAAATGGGGCCAACAGGGCAAGGTATGCAGCCACAGGAGTGGGAATGAAGCTTTCATGTATTAGTTTTTATATTAGTTTAGGTTTTTGAAAGATATGGACGtatcatctattttaaaaattttaaacgaggggtccctgggtggctcagtcgggttggcgtctgccttcggctcaggtcatgatcctggggtcctgggatccagcccagtgtggggctccctgctcagcagggaacctgcttctctttctccctctgctcctccccctgcttgtgctccctctctctctctcaatgaataaaatctttaaaagtaaataaataaaaatgtaaaacgaTAATATTGATCATTATTACTAAGCACTTAGGGGAAGGCCCTCTTAGCCCCAACCCCCTTGCCGTGTTGCCACGGTCACCTCCTAATTTTTCCTTGCATACCCTGAGTAGAGAGGAAGTTCCCACTGACGGGTGGGCACACAGAAGGAAGTTGGGCCCTTGTGCCTTAGGCAGCACACCCTCCTGACTGGACCTCTTGCCAGCAGGGGGTAGGGAGTGTGGCTTCGGTCAAGCCAAGTTGGTGAACATCGTCGAGGTGATAAAGCACTGCTCTGCTCTACACTACTGTACCTGTTTCCTACCTATTTAGGGATTTTCCAGTCCACAAATTTCCGTGTCATCCTTTATGTCTCATTAGATCCTCACAACACACTGATGAGGTAGCTGGCATTATCACCCATTTTACAAGGATGAACATGAAGTTCAGAGGTGTAAATAACTATCTGGTATGTTCTACCCCaccaggatgtgtgtgtgtgtgtgtgtgtgtgtgtgtgtgtgtgtgtgtgtgactaccTCCTGCTCAAGGGCTACACCATGCTAAAGCAGTGTGGAGAACTGGTTTGAAAGTGCAGGGCTTGGGAATCATGGCCAGCCTGTATCTGCTAAACCGCCCAACTCTTCATCCAATCAGATCCCAGCAGTAAACCAGTCCACTCAGCCTTCAATTCAATACAGATTCACCAGCAGTCATTCCTCAGAGTCCAGAACTAGCCAGTCCATTCAGCGTCTTCTACCCAATCAACATCTAGAACCATTCATGAGATCCATTCTTTCATCCAATCAGTAATCAGCCACAGTCAAGCCAGTCTGCCTCTCATCCAATGAGAATCTGATTTCTCCCAATCAAAAGGAAGTAGCAAAGTGTTATGTTTTCTCCCTACAAGGCAGCTAGCTACTAGATGAGCTGACTCAGAATGGGGTCCCTTAAACAGCAGTCCGGATAGGAGATTTTTCATGGGATGGTAATGCTGGAGGGACCCCTAGGGACCTCCTGGGGACATCCAAGACCCCAATCATCCATTTGAAAAGTTAAAGCTCAGCATAGGATCCACCCCTTTCACTCCAGGATCAGAACTGTGTCTGTGTGAGCCAGAGACCCTGGGAGCTACTCTGTGACACATCCCAGGAAGCTTTCAGTCAGCCCAGCTGTGGGAAATGGGGGCAAGAGTTCATGATCCCAGCCCATCAATAAGCATGGGCGCACAAGGACCCGGGCTCTGCAGCCAGGAAAATggcaggctggggcaggaggcgTTATGATACCTGTCTGAAATCTCTAAGGGTTATCTCTGCCCTTGGTGGCCACGAGGGGAAGGCTAGGGCCAGCCAGTTCCCAAGCCTGGGGTGGAATGTTAGGCAGTGGTAAGCAGTTTCTCATCATTTGGAGGTGGGCCAGAGCGTGACCTCATCGGAACTGCCATGTCTGGGTACTGACTCTGTGTGCAGTGAGGGAGGTGGGGTGCACAGTACAAAAAAGCTGTGAGAAATCAGGACTGTTCACTTTCTGACAAAGCTCTTAATGTCTTATATAAGCCAGAACTCCCTGGCAATGCACATGGGTGAAAATTCAGAAAGCAGCACCCACTTACCCCAGCACCAGCCCCATTGCAGGGCACGTGCGTGGGGTGAAGGCTTGGGCAGAACAGTCAGACAGGAACTGTCAAAGACCAAACGGAGCTAGCTCCCAGATGGCCTTCTGCAACCCTTCCCTTGTagggaagggaaactgaggcccagaggtgaGAAGGggttgtctaaggtcacacaagGAGTCAGGTGCAGATCTGGGACTACAACCCACTTGTGACACTTGATGGCAGTTTGTTCCTCTCCACCAGGGGCAGAAACTCTTTTCAGGAGCCCGGAGGTGATGAATATGGGAAATTGCCGGATGAAGAtaacagggagagggggaggggggcctgagGGAACCAGAAAGTATATGCTCTGGCTGAAGAGGCATTTACATTCCACttttaaagaattcaaacaaacctgGACTGTAAGGGGCTGTGGGTTTTCCCCATGCTCTCTAGCCTTTTTGGCCAAACtctggaagaaggagaaaacagaagaaggatTTACACAGGATTATGGATGGTTTCCTACGTGCTGGCCCAGGGAAGAGCGAGGGCAGCCCTCACTTCCAGGCCACCACATCCCTGTACCCAAGGCAGATCCAGACGCACAGCGGTCGCAAACAGCACGCAGGGACACGCCACACGTTCACACACAGTAACGGAGTCGtccttccccacttcccaggCCAGAATCAGCgaggaagggtggggagagcCTGGACCACCAACCAGGGAgcgaggaagaaagaaaaaagcaagacagATTTGAGGCTGAGTGTATTGAgaacaggagagaaaacaaagttggaggacgaGTTCGGCCAGCCTGGCCACAGGAGCTGCAGGATGGAGGGTGGGCTCTTCCGTTGCTGGCCCTCAAGGGTCGAAGGGATCAGaggtctggggtaggggcctCACTCTGTCCTGGGAGGGGCCTGGCATGAAGAAGCTGAGCTCACTTACGACTCCCCCACGCATGCCCCCAAGTTCCGGGCAGAATGAACACACTAGGAAGGCACCCCCCGTTCCCATGGAGACGAGCCCAGAGCTCACGAAAACTGCAGGCTCAGCCCAGCATGGGCACCGCCTCCACCACCCCTCGCCCCGCTGGGGAGCCCAGAAATAGGGCTGGGGAAGAGAAAGTGGGTGGTGCTCGGCCCCCAGCCTTGGGAGGCTTCCATCTGAATTCTGCCTCTTGTGTCTGTATCCTCTCACACTTCCCCCCACCCAAAGCCTGGTTTGGGGGCTGCATCACATCACACATGTCAGAGGTGGTGAGGATCTCACACCACCTGACTCAACACCCTCACTGTACGGGGAAACTGAGAACCAAGGATACACATGGAATTAATCTGTTAGAATCCAGATCTCTTAAATCCCAGGCTCTTCCTCCAAACCTAAAGGTCTCCTCCTCTGTCCCACCAAGCTGCTGTGCTCCTGCCCTGGCTTCCTATGCGTCTACGGTCTCCAGGCCCTCCCGGCCTGCAGCCTCCCAGCCTGGGCTTCTGAGCCCCTGGCCTCCTGCAGCAGCTCGTTCCAGCCACACCCTCCCCGGGATGCCCTCACAGACCTCTCATCTCCAACGGTTCTATGGCAACAGCCTGTTGCCTCCCCCTTTTTCCCCCCGGGGGACTGTCTTATCACTTCCAAGGCCTTTCTCCTGAAGCTCCAGCCCTATCCCCTCAATCCTCATAGACAGTCACAGCTAGAAGGGCACTGACTGTttagataagaaaaccaaggcccagaaagGGAAAGTGACTTGGCCAGACTCACCCAGCAAAGGGGAGGCTGGGATGGGGCCAGACCCCcctctccagcctctctccccgTGGCCCCCTCCATTGCACAGAGAGAGCTGCTTTCACCGGGGCAGATCTCGGCTGAGGCTGAAGCCAAGCTAGCCGATGGATACACTGCCGGGGCCTCTCTCACTGCACGCCCGCACCTGCACCTCCTTCTACGGGGCCCCCCTCCTCTCGGGGACTCCCTGGGACCTCGCACGCCCCAGCACATGGAGGGCCAGCCAGGTGGAACCGGGACCGAGGTCTGGTCCCCAAAGTGGAGCCAGGTGTTTGGAGAGGACAGGGAGGCAGGGCAgcagaggggcaggaaggaaagCGTCAGACAGCCGTGGCGGGCTGAGTCCTCATCCAGCGGAAGAACCCGCGAGAGGAGAAAACGTGGCGGCCGAGGCGAAGCTCTCTGAAGCAGCGGAGAGGAAACGGTGTCCAGAAGGCAGAGGTGGAGGAGACAGACCAGTGCAGGTAAGAAGCCAGCGACAGGCGGAAGGATGCCAGGAGCTGGGGCGGCTGAGAAGGCGGACCCTTGGCTGGCTGGCTACACGGAGGCACTGGCCGGCTCTCTTTGTTCCAGAAGCCCATGTTGGGGTCCCCTTCTAGGCCATTCCCCAGCAAGACGCTGGCATCCCTACAGCTCACAAAGGCCCGAGGAAGCCCCCCAGCCTCACTTCGGCCTGCTGAGGGAGTTCTCGCTTCGTGACCCTCCCCCTGGCCCGGTATGGGACGGCAGATCCCTCAGACATGGAGTCTAATGACCCTTGCGGCAGCCACAGCCCAGAGAGCGGAGGTGACTTGGCCAGAGTCACAAAGCTAGCTGGTGGCAGCATCAACCTTTGAGCCTCGAGGCCCCATACTCCTGACCCTCAGCTCGGTGCCATTTCCAGCCACATCTGCTGTCCATCCAGCCCTCAGAGAGGGGGTCCTGCCAGGCAGTGGGATCCCTGCGGGGTCCTTTACTTGAAGCAGAAGGAAGGCTTCCACACCTGAGCCTCGATCCCAGCATTCCGGGTGGAGAAGGAGGGCCTGGGGGCCTGCCTGGCGCGGGGAGACCATGCCCTGGAGGGCGACACGGGGGAGATATCACTGCTGTAGGTCGGGCTCACGGCTGTGGGCTGGAGGCCGTCCTGGCCAGGGGAGCTGTAGAGGCCCGGTGAGGAGCGGGAGGGCCGAGGCAGGGCCGGGGATGCCGGGAGGGCCCCCTTGGGGAGGCTGGGCACCAGGTCCAGGGAGCTCGGCTTGGCAGGAGAGGCGGCTCTCGGTGAGGGCTTGACAGGCTCCTTGATGGGCGAGAGGACGAAGAGCGAGGGCCGCAGCTGGTAGGCCAGCTGCTTGGTGGGCTCGGGGCGCAGGACCCCGTTCTCAGGCAGGTAGCCGTGGTAGAGGGAGGCGGGCGGGGTCCGAGCTGGGCTCCGGGATGCCACTCGGAAGGCACCAGGAGCATTGGTGGAATATTTCCAGGATGAAGGCAGGGACATGGTGGGCGAAGGGCAGCGGGCCAGTTCGGTGTGGCCCGAGGACTCGATGACATACTTCTCCATCCGGGACTGGCGACGGGCGTAGAGCTCAGCCCCCTTCCCGGAGGCCTCGGACAGGTTCTGGTTGGGCTTGGGCTTGGGCTTGGCCTGGATGCGCGGTGACTTGAGGCACGAGGCCCACTCCGGGAGGATCTCCTCAGCCGCCGCAGGGCTGGCCCTGTCCCGGGGTGCTGACTCCTGCTGAAAGTTGGAGGCCTCGGCCCCCAGC from Neomonachus schauinslandi chromosome 7, ASM220157v2, whole genome shotgun sequence includes the following:
- the SYNPO gene encoding synaptopodin isoform X2; the encoded protein is MEGCSEKANLLRHLEKVASEEEEVPLVVYLKENAALLTANGLHLSQNREAQQSPASPPTAEVHSPAADVNKNVSSLSATLIVPASNSTHSLPATDNNQNPPAPVTPQSLPLSNSQQPSEAQLPPNGTVSDPKPGTLCSGGQPPEPAAEVRSSTLLIDKVSAPPTTTSTFSKETTPLSSSGTPAPDFMSSSLLIDIQPSAPAVSAEQETSGWAATPTPAKLYSEVHFTLAKPPSVVNRTARPFGIQAPGSTSQMERSPMVERRHLGEKALAPQPSSMADRSPRPQRHVMSHSPMVERRSVAQRSPALERRPLGNFTPPPTYAETLSTAPLASRVRSPPSYSALYPSSDPKPSPLKGQAVPASKTGILEESMARRGSRKSMFTFVEKPKVTPNPDLLDLVQTADEKRRQRDQGEAGVEDEPFALGAEASNFQQESAPRDRASPAAAEEILPEWASCLKSPRIQAKPKPKPNQNLSEASGKGAELYARRQSRMEKYVIESSGHTELARCPSPTMSLPSSWKYSTNAPGAFRVASRSPARTPPASLYHGYLPENGVLRPEPTKQLAYQLRPSLFVLSPIKEPVKPSPRAASPAKPSSLDLVPSLPKGALPASPALPRPSRSSPGLYSSPGQDGLQPTAVSPTYSSDISPVSPSRAWSPRARQAPRPSFSTRNAGIEAQDRRESLPTSPPWTPGASRPPSSLDGWVSPGPWEPGRGSSMSSPPPLPPPPPMSPSWSERSVSPLRPEAEPRPPSRQLQALLARNIINAARRKSASPRPAGAESLRPFSPPGPPPPPPPPRLRSPQPSRRGQAAAPGATFAPIPRSPLTAGPSPCASPRSPLPATPRPFAYRRSPTDSDVSLDSEDSGAKSPGILGYNICPRGWNGSLRLKRGSLPAEASCTT